AGCGAGTGCGTCACACAACGCGACTGACGCCATGTCAAAATCTTATCGAGATCTTCATCTTTGCGCAGTGGCCGATGAGCATTGAAATCACTTTTAGGCGGCTTAGCGAAGCGCGCATTAAAGTCGGCAATAAAATGCGGTACAAAAGCATTGGCTGCTTCCATGGTGTTTATGCCACGCAATCGAAGTTCTTTGACCAGCCGATCTTGCAATGTCAGATTAGCCCGCTCAACACGTCCCTTGGCCTGGCTCGAGTTTGCACAAATACTTTCGATGTTCAGTTCATACATAGCGCGACCAAAGTGGGTCACACCTTTGCCGCCAGTTGTCGCATATTGCGCACTACGAAAAATGGTGGCCTTGTCACTGTAAAACGCAACGGGTTTCCCGTATTGTTCCAGATAGCTGCGCGTCGCTTCGAAGTAGCTGAAGGTCGATTCCGTCGCCGTGAAATGCAAGTGCATGATGCGACTCGTGGCATCGTCTATATACACGAGCAGTGTGCAGCTAGGGTTACGCTCCTCGAACCATCTATGATCACTGCCGTCAATCTGGATCAGCTCACCTAGGCACGCACGCCGGGCGCGCGGCTGATATACCTTGGCCAACCTCTGTCTACGCGGCACCCACAAACCCGCTTCTGTCATCAGGCGTCGGAGGGTTTCTTTAGAGACCATAACGCCGTGGCATTCTCGAAGCTTCTCGCAAGCCAGCGTTGGGCCGAAGTCAGCGTAACGGTCTCGTATCAAACCCAGCGCGTGGCTCGCAACGCCCTCCGGTAATTGGTTGTTGCTCCGACGTCCGTTTCGTTTCGATATCAGGCCTGAGGCACCTTCGATTCGATATCGCGCAACCATGCGTTCTAACTGTCGTCGACTCAACTCAAGCCGTTCTGCGGCTTTCCGCACCATCAATCCGCCGTCTACAACGGCTTGAATCACTTTTAATCTATCTAATTCTCGCATTGTCATTGTAATCGTATCTGGTGCTGCCATACCACGCTCCCATATTAAGGAACGCGAGCATGCCATGCGACATCTCAACTTTGGTGCGACCTGAAAAGTCGTTTGAATTTCTGTCTTACAGGAGAAATATAACCAGATAAGACCGATTGCTCCATCAATCGTTCCCTAGTCGGACATGCGGGGCTGGCAACGGTCCGGTGTGAAGCTCCGATGACAATGTAACCGCCGAGTAATCGGTAAGCCGAGCCGCGAGGCAAGGCCGAATCTGCTAGCACTAAAGCGGAGAGGGGCTAGGGATGTGCGAATACGATCAACACACGTGAATCTCTGTAATTGTCGTTAAAATGAACAGGCCAAAGGTGCTGGGCCTGAACCAAAATGGTACGCGGTTAGGTTTGGTCGCTCAAAGTTCGGCCAACATGGACAAACAACCGCCGGCAAAGAAGAGGGATCCGACT
The Mycoavidus cysteinexigens genome window above contains:
- a CDS encoding ISNCY family transposase, whose protein sequence is MAAPDTITMTMRELDRLKVIQAVVDGGLMVRKAAERLELSRRQLERMVARYRIEGASGLISKRNGRRSNNQLPEGVASHALGLIRDRYADFGPTLACEKLRECHGVMVSKETLRRLMTEAGLWVPRRQRLAKVYQPRARRACLGELIQIDGSDHRWFEERNPSCTLLVYIDDATSRIMHLHFTATESTFSYFEATRSYLEQYGKPVAFYSDKATIFRSAQYATTGGKGVTHFGRAMYELNIESICANSSQAKGRVERANLTLQDRLVKELRLRGINTMEAANAFVPHFIADFNARFAKPPKSDFNAHRPLRKDEDLDKILTWRQSRCVTHSLTVQYDRVIYILEDTDEARKLINRYIEVYEYPDGRIELRANGIAFAYRRYDKLSEINQGTIVEHKRLDHVLHVAKLMQAQRDDRRPSYAPSRTNRGAEPRQTKSKKGTKRPLQFTADDLNAAIMHKTV